tatatacaatttaatatgtcAAAGTTCGCAATGATTTGCGTCTATatttgtctaataaagttGGCAATTTGATGTAAATAGTGAAAATTtcctattataaatataataggaaATTTTCACTAATAATTGCtacaattaagaaaaaaacaatgtgTCGCCTAGATAAAGGTGAATAATAgtttctttaattgttttgagtcattttgcttaaaataaaataaaaagcctttatttCGGAGAAGTTACATAGGTTAACATACAGTTAAATTACGTTTGCTAATTCAAAGTTTTATTGGTGAGCATTATCAATCGATACACTTTATAGACGACATATGGATTCATcagaaaaatgaaaataaaattattcagcGATACAAATTGTCGTTTTTGTTACGTCACCCAACTGAAGAGCTTTCTTCAGGCTTTTACAAAATGAATAGCTCAAAGCGCTGACCCACTTTCTACCTCTTGACTTTAAGTGTTTACGCTCACTTTTAGAacgaaatacataaaataaacaaaagatagGCGAATTATAATCAAACATCCCACAATAGACACTAATTGACGctgaataaaatgttataaattatgatattattattatcttagtCTCTTTAATTAGGAAAGGATTTCATTTCGTAATTGATATCCTTTGCTCTTGTTTAGTTAAATCATTTTAGGTCAACGGAAAGCCGGACTGCGACACAGATCGCCGTGATAACCTTTACTTGCTTATTATCTGGTTGTCctaaaatattcaaactaaTTCGTAACATATGCCTGGTTATGTGTTAGCCAATTTGTTCTTTaggatttatattattcgCAACAGAATTCGCCAAATCGCAGAAGCAGTATATTAAGTGCCTTTATACAGACACCAATTTGACAATAATGTTtggtgtttttatatttatatattaatatttcatttattagatacataattttatttctacaatTCAAATGTATtgattattcttttttttattaaactcgaTTGATTTTcataagttaaatattgttattgacACCTTCGTGTCACCTATGCTTAGTGGGATACTCAGGTGTCAATTCCCATTTTTTTATGCAGAAGCAGACACAAGTCTGCCCAATGtctatcaaacaaaaacaaataaatggcACTACAGTCATAGTCAAGTAAGTTACactataataaagtttttaccGTGTGAAATTGGTCACTCAATCTCGTGATTCCAAAAGAACTGATTTCACCACACACGTGAGATGGTGATGTTGCCATGTTGTCATCTGGATCCGATGTGTATAATTGACAATCTTCTGATCCATGTGATTTGCAAAGTATGTACTTCTAGAATaacataaagatttattatatatatacatatatataaaaaacatatttaaggatatatatatgtatatatatatatatacttatatattttttactcagCGGAAAAACCTCACTAGAGATTAATCCAAATGCAACGCTTTAAGagtgttttgatttaaaacggtgtcattttaaattaaaaaatatgggcCCCTGagatctaacttaaaaaataatttaggatAAAACACTTTGaagcaaaaaaaattgacgaaagtgtttttttttattatttctacacAATTACCTACAGTGATTACAGCGAGTGGTTAATACTGTGTGATCACTCTAACAATACTTtatgcattcatttgtttcttatCCGATTACTTCGATTGAAATGACTAAAACGATTCTATTTAAAGAATACACATTACTttatttcgttaaaaaatgaattttgctAATAAAGCTCAACGAACAATGATGACGGAGCTAGGCTATTAAGTGTGCAATTCTTAACAAAGAAGCTTTTATTCATAACTTGAAAgaaaattagattattttcaaCTAAAGACTGAATGAATTATGCTCATGATAAAGCAATATAGCATTGTTTCAGCGAAGTTCGCTTGACGTTCGTCTTTCTTTTAAGGGATTTTTACCACGCACCACCTTTGTGGGTACACCCCATGtctttccgaaccaattcgatttaaggtccttcaagaaaggaGCGTACCAAATAAaaagctggcaacgcacttgcgtgCCCTTTGGCAATTTGAGTATCTTGGACTTTATAACTTAACATGAAGTCGGCCTCCATGCCGTTTTTCcctttatgtaaaaaaaatcgtaatgaGAGTTTATTTATCGGCATTATATCGTTTGGTGATGCGATAGCCGAATATTTAACCTCATTACTTGGTGGGTTTCTGCGACAGTTCACTGTTAGGACAAAAGAGACGCAAATATGTTATCTTCTTGTCGGcgtttttgaaaaatttagcgtcacatttttccgttaagcgccatctttttcttgtcacTACCAAGGTTGAGTCGAAgagattcgaagccattaattacaaaaacatattataacgataataatgatagtaataattatattaccattaatgaaattctaattttaattagttaattaatttaaaaaaatatttcagaacatatgattagttttttatttaatttagaaattctaCAATTTAGCTTTATTAAACCAATTCCTGTAAAGTTGAATACAGTAgataatttttcgaaaaataaggtcagagaagtttcacttcttacgtgtgtacactAGTAGGTACACGCacacttttttttctaataaaatctcGCGCTTGGCCTTAAGCCTTAAGGGATTGAGCCGACGCGGGGTAATCGAAGCTCACTCTCACTGGAATGAGTGAAGTACAAAGTAAAGGTCCTTCCTcggtgaaggcggttttttGCCCTCATTTTGACTCATTTTGACTATATAATATGCCGCGCGGGGTAAGGTAcctaattaactaataaaccCTTTAGAAAAGGcgatacatttaaaaagccCTCAAAATCGTAACGAATGCGTCATACCATCAGTATATCGCATAGCTTGTTTTCATGGATACAATGCAACAGAGACGATCCCAACTTTAGTTGTTACATAATAATGTTTCActggaaatttaatttaattaaccaaTACATTGTTCCTTCAAGAATacgttttatattatctataactATCACTTAgactaattagtttttttgttaatagcCTCTTACTAAGCCTTAATTTCAGTAGTTAAAATTGACTTTGAAGTACTTTTAAGTCTAAGTTTCTATTTCAAGACACTTTTTGAGAAACGAAACTACTGTCATGTAACttagaatttgtaatattataaaaataagcttagttttattaaactagAGATATATTGATGATTCAAAACTAAGTTCTTATTCATATTAGAGTGGACAGACGCCCAATTTTCgctttatcaattatttgtacatGCTTTCACTACCAATAATATAACACTTGCTACTAATGCTTCTGGAGtggatattaaatttaagaaatgggATACGAGcgtttattcattaaatgaaaaggcTTACGCATGTAGGTATGATAAATTCAGAAAATTCTTACCTGCGCATGTGTTTgagtaaaaagaaaaacaaggGCCACTAAGGGCAGGCTCGCGCGAGTTACCCGCATGCCTGTCTTGTCCACTCTGACAATTCTCATCTGACCTCACTCTGAACTCGAAGATACACGCTCCGAATTTTGGCGATAGCCACGAGGAagtaaagataatatattgattAGCGGATTTCTTGGTATGTGTGCTAGTTGCGGTTTGCATGAGAGAAGATATAGGATTCAATAATACCACGCTTGTCTCCATCTATGTCCAAATGTCGTATCAATTAGTGCACAGCCATGAATCGAACTCGCGACCTCAAACTTAAGCTACTTTGAGGGAACCATAAATTGGAAATATACAATTAGAGGGTCGAAGtagatgaaataaaacttagacatactttttattttttttaatgaaaactatAAATCAACGAGTATAAAGCTGTAAGTGGTTTACATTTAATCTACGATTATTAAACAGAGAGAATGCGATCGTTTAAAGCGGGTGTAAAATTCATTtggacatttaaataatattgtcctCGGCAGGTCCGTACTTTACAAGCCATTTCTTCCATTTTCCAATCAAAGCTTAAGTTATCCCACTTATTCGTAACCAATAACACAAATAATGAGGTCGTTCGAATGcacttatgttttaatttgagCAATTGCTTTGCGATAATTATAATCTCGTTATTTCTGAACTAACATTCGaatcttttttcttataaGAATGAGTGGGGTAGACGAATCGTTGGCCGTAATAGTTGGAGTGAGTTTCGGCAGGGCTCTTTACGGGGCCTCGTCTATAATAATCTACGTTGCTTTCACATTCACACGCAAGTCTACTCTCTGAACCGCTACTTTCCAATTGGTATTTGGGTACCACGATCAAACTTTCCGTTGATTTATTAGGCTGACAGGTGTGGCTGTGTGTCCTGACATAGGTCTGATAGTGGTGTGGTGTACCACTCTGCCTATGGGAATGTTTTTCCTGCGAGTGATGTTGGTAGTCATGGTGACTCTGAGTGCTGCGTCCGCTATGACTTCGACCGTGACTTTTAGATCTACTTGAATGTTTAGTAGTTGTGTCTAAATAGCCATAACCGAAACCGTAGCCCCCAATAGCTTTCGTAGCGAGATTATCCCAAGATTTGGGCTTTACGTGCTGGTGTGCGCTTTGGTATTGAATTTTTGGTGAAGATTTAGCTTCAGAGCGATCATTCTCCCAAAACAAGGTATCACTGCTGAGTGAAGTACTGTAGCTGGACACTGAGTTATCGCACGGTACCGTGGCGTTGCTTGTGGCGTACGATTGAAGGCTGCACTGGCTCGTCTGTGTCGATTCCGTAGTCAAGTATCGGTATCTTCCGGAACAATGTCCGGACGTACACACTTTCTTTGAGTGAACATGATTACACTCAGTCTTCTGAGTTGATTTATCGACatgatgtttttcttttcgtTTATGCTCCTTTGAGCATTCCTTCTTTCTCCTGATTTTCTTCCTAGCATTAGGTACGCAATGAGGATCGCAGCAAGGGCTAGCGAGATCGTAAGCCTCTAGACTATTTGCGTCTTGGTTGTTATATGCGGGACCGCATGGAGTACAGCTGTGGTTGTGGCTCCTGTGGGGCTTGCCATGTTTCCCATTTGAAACCTTGTAGGCTTCTGACGCTCGGTGACATTCGCCTGTCGCTTTCACGACATAATGATGGCAGTCTCGTCGGTTTCGCGGTGAACCAACTGTAATGACGAAGCTACCGGTGTGGATATTTGGTTGTATAATACACGTACCGTATCGGGGATCTAAATATTGATACATGAACACGTTAGGTTGTGGAGGCTTAGCGGCGGTTACGTTTTCGCTCGATAGAGTTGGTCGGCAGTAAGAGCTAATATTGTCGGCGGCTGGTTCTTCAGAGTCTGAGATAATATCCGACGGAGAGGTTTTCTTCTTCTGCGAGGGTAGACTGTGGGTTTTCCAATTTGAATCGAATACTTGCCTTTCCCGAATAGATAGTTGTTCCAGTTCCCGCATTTTGTTTTGAAGAGTTCGTTGTATGTTAATGTACTTAAGATGAAGTTCAACTTTTCGGACGCAGTCTTCAAATATCACAACGATACGCATGCGTGAGTCGCAGGCGTTAATGGCGGTGACGATGGCTGTGTGGTCAGCTCTCTCCACGTCATTTCCGTTGATGGACAGAATGACATCACCTTCACGCATGCCGGCGAGTGCTGCCGGACCCTCAGCCTCCACATGATCCACATAAGTGATCACCTCGATCTCTTGTTCCTGATTAAAACAAGAGAAAGAgacatttgaaaaataaattcgataatatataaatacttaactattaataatttattgtactatttaaaagtgaatatatatatttttaaattatatcaactatatataatattaggcTGCGCTGAATGAAATGGTACGGTTATGGAGAAGCCTCCGGCGCAAAGGCGGCCATAAAAAATGAGTTTttactgtaatattttaagcttTGTCGCTATATacctattttttctttttctcacctttttataatgtatcCCATAGCTTTGTAGTGTAAAACCGTAGCTcccatttttcttttctacaATTATTGTGCGTCTACGACAGTCTTCTTCGGATTTACCAGTTCTTTCTGATTTTATTGACTCtctaatctataaaaaaaacatttttaagaaaatacatagtcatcatcatcaatggACGTACAGCCCCTCATCAGAATTTTTGCTATGGCATCCTATCTCTGGCGTCGGATACAAGTTTCAATGTCTTTGGTAAAATTATAATCGcggttatttaataaaaaggattttataaaattcagaCATTTTTGTTACCATTCCAAAGTCTAAATTAAAtcctatttttgttttcaaaaaatCTGTAAAATGTACTCGATGTTTTTCATAATACGTTCTGCAAACTTACTGAGTGTGATTCGTTAACAAATTCCAAGAGTTTACTTCCTAAAACCTATCAATcaagtttttatgtaattgcAATTGAGATGGTTACGAAAAAGATTGCGAAATGATGACTGTTTTAGTTGAATATAGTCGAAACACAAGTTCAAAGCTAGCAAAAGAGCTAAACTAAGCAAAAATTccttattgattttatttaacccTTGCCGTTGAAAGAACTGGAATGTTCTAAGTTCTAGGTCATTCCTGGGGTCATTgtcaataaacaataacacaAAACCTGAATGGTTTCCATTTGaaatacatgaaaataaaagcTCGCTCGCGAAAGTAAAAACACACAGCAAACATTTCATGATGTTCCTATTTTCTGGTACAAAGCGAATGTTTACACAGAATCTGAAttctactttatttaatattgaagtgTTGGTGATTCTAACTACTCCGAACTGGTTACCAATTCTTATTCTGTACTactatgaattttatttttaaaaattgaggCCGAAAGGGGCAAGGGACAAAAACTAGGTATCTGTATGATGTTTAATGCagattattaaatgatttaaaaaatagtataacttttatacagaaatcgtaaataaaaatcaatatataaaaaagcagcatcgcataatataaataaaaaaactttcgcattaaaagttatataatatgtcgTATATAAGACAAAAATgcctataataaaaagaacttACAGAATTATCCAGCGAATCCTCCTTAGAATCTGTGCTTAAGTGTTTTTTACCATTGCTCATAGCACTTTGGCATCTCTCGTTGAGATTTGGCGAACTCATCCCTAGTGGAATCCATCTGACACTGACCACGAGCTCACCTGCTGATATCcttctaaataaaatggcaCCATTTTAAAGCTTAATCCGACCAAAAACGCGGCATCTCTCCGAGGCGGGTTATGTTTAATCATTAGATGATAGAACGCATGCGCGCTTCTGCGGGAACCGTTGCTACTGCTAGTCCTTTGTTCTTCCTTTGGTCGAATTGTAGACATGCGCACTTTGGACGTGTTGAGTGCGCAAGCGCCGCTTTTATGGGTCTAACTGTAATTGTTATGGTGCCCGATATGGAGGCACAACCATGGTGGTCTATATCGTGGTCAATAGGGCAcggcataaataaaaatattgtttcatttttattgatttattatagtatacgCTGTTATGTATAGGGCTAACATGAAAGTTgtagaaagtatttttttaattattaagcatttaagttattatcctttcgttgaaataaaaaatattgtcttgcGTGTTTACCAAATATATTAGAACATTACTcacaaatataaagtattgtatCAGTCTAAACTAATATATACCATATTTAAggccaatttaaaaataaagcaatgaAACATGTTTCAatttgtaaaacatattttatttattattactttgagTTACATTTCTCTTACAACTTGCGTGGTTTAATTTCGAaatgaatcttaaataaatctacaGTCGAATTCAGCGAGAGATATGAATATACATATTCCTATTTATTTCTGCAACTACTCTAGATATGCGGTTAATACCCATTAAGGTTTTTTAACAAGAGTACTGGCTTTTGTGTAGCTCACAACAGATACATTGGGGAGAGGTACAGgtattttggaaatattattattgaaggaTAGAAGTGGTGGAAGAGAGATTGACTGGACCCCAGCAGCCGCTGGAATAAAGAGTGAAGCCTTCGTGATGTTGGCTGGTATAACCACTTCCCGGGGTATTCTTTGTAAAGCTGCCTCCTTATTAcctaaaataaacattcataCATCTCTCAACTCACTCGACAATCAATTTGCTttaaaggtatttattaaGCTTTTTTTCTGCTTACCTAACATGCATTTTAAGATGtgatatgatattatataggtaacGGTAATTTTAGAGTATTATAAACTGAATTACTTGAACTTCATAGGagcattaatataaatttaacaaattatttgttgttgGTTTGTATACGCTATATcgcttaaaatatacatactgaGTCCTAGTTGTATGGTAAATACCTACCAAGTAGGCTCATATTAAGTGGGAACGGTGCATTGGCTGGAGCAACTCCCATTATATTCTCAGCAGTCACATTGGTCACCAGGGGTGCaggtatattattaagatttattccAGTACCTTTGTTCTGATATAATGTTATCGATTCTTGTTCACCACTACgaaaacaacaatttattagattaaacTGCAAATCATCCAATTTTTCTAAGAACTATTTTCTATCGTTCACTCAAatgaaatacttaattaatactaattttaattctaaataaaataattattcccGATTTTAGTACCAAATAAGAAATCCAATGACGTCGGATAACGTGGTTGTTAAAGTTgagaagttttaattttttttttaaattttataaatatatattaaacttgtATACAATTGCAATCGAGACATAACctatattcaatacatttacatGTCATGCGGtagtattcatattttatagtgtaaagtttcattataaattcacCTATAggcctaattgaaataaattatgggGCCTTCACTTTTGACTACTTACGTCTTATTCAAGTCCgaatcttttgttttgttagttAAAATTCCTACTTGATATACAGTAGCTCGAACAACATACCTAGAACAAAGTAAAACTACACTAGAAaagatttaacaataattgagaaacattaaaaaagtatgtttattaCCACAATGCGAACGTcccgttcatttttttaaataattgccaTCCCCagctctcggatccgagtattcggcACCCAATGTGCTGTATGCCGCCCACTCGGATcacataaatgttatttttcataaaaataataatatacattcatacatacacgtatttttaaacattcatatttacttaatcaagaTACGCCATAAAAAGTAttggtttccggctattactatccattgtttaagcattcaatgtgttaacaaacaaaaaaaggaGGTGATTTGTGTTCGGCACAAATTATCAAAACTAAACTACTACACATTTCTAGTCGCTACGCCTTAGGCGCAGTTGCCTTATTTTGTACACTGCATGAATCAAAGCTTCctataagcattttttttcCGTATCGTATGCATCGTCGTCgtcatcatttttaaaattctgttACCAGATAGCtacaaagaatatatttaaacatatacatacatatcctTAGGTGATGTcaaatttatgtgtttgtcGTTAGCTGAcgcaaaacacacacacattgaCATGATCAGCACCTATAAGATTACGTTTGTTAGATTAGTAAAGTATGagaaatgaaaaacaattttaattacttcataATTGCGTGGGCAAATCATAGTGGTGTTTACATTTATCTACAATAAAgcgaaaagattttttttcatttgtttcattaaaactactgaaacgattttaataattatttcaccagtattcattaattataaaccgAGCAACAACAGGAAACGAATAATTAACTTACACATATTTGagtcataattaaaagaaacacaCAACGGttaaataaacacaactgagacaattagaaaataagcagtatttatatgaaacaagATTCGCTAACAGCTGTGTGCCATAGTGTTAAtctaattatacatatgttaTTAAGTCTTTACTAATAACATGCTTGTACATATTGTGAATTTCAGACTTCcattaaaatctgttttattaacattaaccttccaaaaattaagtataaataccatttaatttaatttctaaatcaatctgctacatatattataaacatgacATGCATACaagacagaaataaaaaaaataatggggCCATGAATTTCATCTTGAGTGTCTTAAGGGGCACTCGCGATACACCGACAGTATGCCAAGGATTTGGTCTACCATAATTAGGtcgataaaattaaactatattataaatatatttgtatgtttataagtttattctCTTCTATGTAATTGGCCAATAGCTTTTGATGACTGACTGAGGCTTATGTTTAGACGGTGCGAACTGGTAATCTGTAACTCCAAATAAAATCGATCAGTATTATTTCGATGAGTTCGATTCTCGGCAAACAGAAGAAAGAAACAACTTAATTAGACATCATAAAAAAGGATGTGTAGTTAAAAAGTAAGTGCACTTGCCCCCACTAGGATAGGCTAGGATTCCCTGGGTCGCAGCTTGTTAGTCCGGTTCCATTTGATTAAGTTAATATGGTACTTGACACAATAATTTCTAGTATACACTAAATTAATGTAGTGTTGTACAATAACAACACTTCTTTTCAGCATAGGACTGGTTGAAAAGATTGTGAGTGGATCTTATGCAGATCGCCATTGTTATCTACAATTCATGCTAGAAACTATAATATCGGATTAAAGGCTGAACACATGAAGATGTCGCTAGAATTTGTatccaaatttatttatgttatgtatttaaattttaagttaaaatctaaacttttattaagttttttttttaatatttaattttagtagttTGTACGCGAaatctaattattatctagtcaAGCTCAATActgaaactaaatttttatctaaTGCAATTCGTATGAGCCAAGCCATGTCATGTATTGAAAATTCCTATCTTTTATCAGAGATTAAAGATATGTAGTTGATACTTCAAGATGCTGTAGGTTACTCGTCGACATAGCGagtctttttattttcttacccTTTTTGTGTTTATCAAAAATGGCAAGTCTGGTAGGCTTTGCTGGCGTTGCAAGTTGTgtgagtatttttataattgtaaaattgttcTGCTGGGATAATAGCAAACtgttctttattaaatatgtatttttggttAACGTCCaaattctgtttttaattatcaaactATTCCATatccttaataaatatttcctacctttatgttttgtatataaatatttgtgatttCCAAAACGAGAGTGatgatcttttttattattttcttctttcgTAACAGGTTTTCTAATCTTCGCTTTAAATATTGGTTATTGTTACCCCGCTGtgcgaaaattaattaatatattttctagtcGTGGTAGGCTCTTCAAGTATTCGTTAATTGCATGCAAAATAATAAGTGTatcgcatttttttttcagggaATTTTCTTATgaactgttttaaatatccttactataaatttgaattgatAACCCTCTTGGAGTGGCCTTGTGACTATTATATACCTTTGATCATAAAATTCCCCAAGTCtttaacacatattaaaaatggttGCAAGATCTAGGATAATTCGCGGTATGTTTAAGTAGAGCAAGTATTTCTGGTAACGTAAATGTTATCAGAGTTTGATAAGAGCGGTCGCGACGCATCATAAATCCAGAAATTTAAGAAACACTTATTTGGATCACTCAAAATATACGATGAAATGCGTCTgctttacttatatttattgctgaaatacatatgtattttcaattatttcacCAACTACTTTCAACTGATATAGAGTCGCTGATGTTAATATgtgaaatgttaatttactAACTGATTTTGGATACCATGCTAAGCTAATATCACAACTATTTATTGCTCTGTGCATTTGCGAATTTCTTATGTATTATGTGTTCGAATTCACAATTACAAATCTTAGTTTTAGTCTATTGAAATGTTACACGATctgaacattttttaaaggacgcaattttacttatatgaCATGTAGGGGGCTGGGGGGTAAAGACATACTTAAACCTTTATTTATGGGGTTGACGGCTGACGCGCTTGTCGGCCGCCATCTTGGAAAAAGGGGTGAATcgtacaaaaaaattgtaaagacATATTTTGTAGCTTGCCCCATAAATAAGGTGCGTCTTCTAAAAAATGTTCAGTTTGGTTCGAGGCCTTTTGTGGTGTTGGAGCCGTGTTGAGCGAAAATCAATTACGGTGTGTATCGTGGCAGCCATTTGTAATCTACGTTATCGTtcctaatttataaattctttgATATACTTTATCAAGACGCGGACACACCACGATCACTCGGACGTCATTTCAAAACATAGATAACATATCACTTTCTATTGATAATTTCGCTGATCTTAAGAATTACGTTGacagtaaaatttttaaataagagcATCGTAAAACTACAATACCTTTaggtttacaataatataatagacaaAAACACCTTATTTATTACGAACAGTCTTTGCTATGTACACTGTAGTATGTTGTATGTAGCTGGATATGTTTGGCAGGTGGctgatcaatttaaaaaatgcattgtTAACACTAACTGACACCTTATCAGCATATTATTGTTTAGCGACAAAAAACTAGTAAAACTGGTGttgtattcttaatttttggGACATTTATGCTTACCATAAGGAACTTGTCATGTTATTATGATgtggtaaactttaataaatacatagataTATACATTGCAAATATTGATCAATCAGCTAATATGAGTGAAATAATGCCTTGATGAGTTACGATGCAAGTCTAATtccaaattataatatgcatttatttatatttgatagtCAGTTTCTCAGTTCTATTGTTTTCgatattaatactaaaatgttCTACTCAAGTAAGTCTACTAAAAAATtcgtattatgtatttttatagtatatagtataatagtgatacataataatatacatttcggtattacatatataaagaaaacaaccCATTTAATGAGGAAATTAATTCAGTATTAACTAAAGTACTTATGTGACTCCATTAAAGCGTAACAAAAACAGAAGAAAGAGTGC
Above is a genomic segment from Pieris rapae chromosome Z, ilPieRapa1.1, whole genome shotgun sequence containing:
- the LOC110995755 gene encoding uncharacterized protein LOC110995755 is translated as MYVVRATVYQVGILTNKTKDSDLNKTGEQESITLYQNKGTGINLNNIPAPLVTNVTAENIMGVAPANAPFPLNMSLLGNKEAALQRIPREVVIPANITKASLFIPAAAGVQSISLPPLLSFNNNISKIPVPLPNVSVVSYTKASTLVKKP
- the LOC110995824 gene encoding uncharacterized protein LOC110995824 — encoded protein: MSSPNLNERCQSAMSNGKKHLSTDSKEDSLDNSIRESIKSERTGKSEEDCRRRTIIVEKKNGSYGFTLQSYGIHYKKEQEIEVITYVDHVEAEGPAALAGMREGDVILSINGNDVERADHTAIVTAINACDSRMRIVVIFEDCVRKVELHLKYINIQRTLQNKMRELEQLSIRERQVFDSNWKTHSLPSQKKKTSPSDIISDSEEPAADNISSYCRPTLSSENVTAAKPPQPNVFMYQYLDPRYGTCIIQPNIHTGSFVITVGSPRNRRDCHHYVVKATGECHRASEAYKVSNGKHGKPHRSHNHSCTPCGPAYNNQDANSLEAYDLASPCCDPHCVPNARKKIRRKKECSKEHKRKEKHHVDKSTQKTECNHVHSKKVCTSGHCSGRYRYLTTESTQTSQCSLQSYATSNATVPCDNSVSSYSTSLSSDTLFWENDRSEAKSSPKIQYQSAHQHVKPKSWDNLATKAIGGYGFGYGYLDTTTKHSSRSKSHGRSHSGRSTQSHHDYQHHSQEKHSHRQSGTPHHYQTYVRTHSHTCQPNKSTESLIVVPKYQLESSGSESRLACECESNVDYYRRGPVKSPAETHSNYYGQRFVYPTHSYKKKDSNVSSEITRL